The proteins below come from a single Cannabis sativa cultivar Pink pepper isolate KNU-18-1 chromosome 3, ASM2916894v1, whole genome shotgun sequence genomic window:
- the LOC115708841 gene encoding malate dehydrogenase, cytoplasmic, producing MEYNCLLLLQQIMVVLLSGVFFWRLTKYMWSFTKMEKEPITVLVTGAAGQIGYAIVPMIARGAMLGPDQPVILHLLDISLEALKGVKMELIDAAFPLLKGVVATTDVVEACNDVDIAIMIGGIPRKEGMERKDVISKNVSIYKAQASALEEHAAPDCKVLVIANPANTNALILKEFAPSIPEKNITCLTRLDHNRALGQISEKLHVHVSDVKNVIIWGNHSSTQYPDPNHAIVNTCSGEKHVKELVHDDHWLQTDFIDTVQQRGAAIIKARKQSSALSAASSACDHIRDWVLGTPKGTWVSMGVYSDGSYGVQPGLIYSFPVTCHKGEWSIAQGLKIDEFSREKMDETAKELVEEKSLAYSYLN from the exons ATGGAGTACAACTGCCTTTTGTTGCTTCAGCAAATTATGGTTGTTTTATTGAGTGGGGTGTTTTTTTGGAGACTTACCAAATATATGTGGAGCTTCACAAAGATGGAGAAAGAACCAATTACAGTACTTGTTACTGGTGCTGCAG GACAGATCGGGTATGCTATAGTTCCAATGATAGCAAGGGGAGCCATGCTTGGTCCTGATCAGCCTGTGATCTTGCACTTGCTTGATATTTCTCTTGAAGCTTTGAAAGGTGTTAAAATGGAGTTAATTGATGCTGCTTTTCCCCTACTTAAGG GTGTTGTTGCGACTACTGATGTTGTTGAAGCTTGTAACGATGTTGATATTGCTATTATGATCGGAGGAATCCCGCGAAAAGAAGGTATGGAAAGAAAAGACGTTATATCTAAAAACGTATCGATTTACAAGGCTCAAGCTTCAGCATTAGAAGAACATGCTGCTCCAGATTGCAAG GTTTTAGTAATAGCAAATCCAGCAAACACTAATGCCCTAATCTTGAAAGAGTTTGCTCCTTCAATCCCAGAAAAGAATATTACTTGTCTCACAAGATTAGATCATAACAGAGCATTAGGTCAAATCTCAGAGAAATTACATGTTCATGTTAGTGATGTGAAGAATGTTATTATATGGGGCAATCATTCTTCAACTCAATATCCTGATCCCAATCATGCCATTGTCAACACTTGTAGTGGAGAAAAACATGTCAAAGAACTTGTACATGATGATCATTG GTTGCAAACGGATTTCATCGACACCGTGCAGCAGCGAGGTGCGGCAATTATAAAGGCTAGGAAGCAATCGAGTGCGCTGTCTGCTGCGAGTTCTGCTTGTGATCATATACGTGATTGGGTTCTGGGAACTCCTAAG ggCACATGGGTTTCAATGGGAGTGTATTCTGATGGCTCTTATGGGGTCCAACCTGGTCTTATTTACTCATTTCCTGTTACATGTCATAAAGGAGAATGGTCTATTGCCCAAG GGCTGAAGATTGATGAGTTTTCTCGAGAAAAAATGGATGAAACTGCAAAAGAACTTGTTGAGGAGAAATCATTAGCTTATTCATATCTCAATTGA
- the LOC115710323 gene encoding uncharacterized protein LOC115710323 yields the protein MTHFASLKSEIFGKEERKQQYQAHISGLNAYDRHKKFIKDYVVHYGKEKPSNIRLPIKTDQDTLREGYRFIRSEEDDMDTSWEQRLVKRYYDKLFKEYCLADMSHYKTGKIGLRWRTEKEVVSGKGQFICGNKHCDEKEGLASYEVNFSYFEAGENKQALVKLVTCERCAEKLHYKKRKEKEKSEKLDQEEHTKKRNRSRSSDDDNDTDNEKSKEKRKKGKKASASVSDHKVDDDDHFDEYLEGMFP from the exons ATGACGCACTTTGCGTCTCTCAAATCTGAAATTTTCGGCAAAGAAGAGAGAAAACA GCAGTACCAAGCTCACATTAGCGGACTCAACGCCTACGATCGCCACAAGAAATTTATCAAAGATTACG TTGTTCACTATGGGAAAGAGAAACCTTCAAACATTAGGTTGCCTATCAAAACCGATCAAGATACCTTAAGAGAAGGATATCG GTTCATACGCTCAGAGGAAGATGACATGGATACGTCTTGGGAGCAAAGGCTGGTGAAGCGATACTATGATAAGCTTTTTAAAGA ATACTGTCTAGCTGATATGTCACATTACAAAACCGGCAAG ATTGGTCTGAGGTGGAGAACAGAGAAAGAAGTTGTTTCCGGTAAAG GACAGTTCATATGCGGAAACAAACATTGTGATGAAAAAGAGGGCTTAGCAAGCTATGAG gTAAATTTCTCTTACTTTGAAGCTGGAGAAAACAAACAAGCACTTGTGAAATTGGTAACTTGTGAGAG GTGTGCTGAGAAGCTCCACTACAAAAAGCGGAAAGAAAAGGAGAAATCCGAGAAATTGGACCAGGAAGAGCATACAAAAAAGAG GAATCGGTCGAGGAGTAGTGATGACGATAATGATACTGATAACGAGAAAAGCAAAGAAAAGAGGAAAAAAG GAAAGAAAGCTTCAGCTTCGGTCTCTGATCATAAAGTCGACGATGACGATCACTTTGATGAATATCTTGAAGGAATGTTTCCATAA
- the LOC115709061 gene encoding uncharacterized protein LOC115709061 isoform X2 codes for MSTTVALTGEPILSKLDRLDNMLRELEEINKGSNRSCSSPSKSSYESTQSSGTLTSEGHVSSIDDVSPRSLEKHCRPINHVVLEAEVKGNLIERLHRVEDRVLKMEEELIKARKMKEKKKSHTKKGLKQLVQQCVGGTKNSDLETHQ; via the exons ATGAGTACTACTGTGGCTCTCACTGGCGAACCTATTCTCTCAAAACTTGATCGCTTAGACAACATG TTGAGAGAGTTGGAGGAAATTAATAAAGGAAGTAACAGATCATGTTCATCACCATCAAAAAGCTCATATGAATCCACTCAATCAAGTGGGACCTTAACAAGTGAAGGACACGTGTCATCCATCGATGATGTTTCTCCAAGAAGCTTAGAGAAGCACTGCCGTCCGATCAATCATGTGGTGTTGGAAGCTGAGGTTAAAGGAAATCTCATTGAGAGGCTTCACCGTGTAGAAGATCGAGTCCTTAAg ATGGAGGAGGAACTAATTAAGGCTAGGAAaatgaaggagaagaagaaatcTCATACTAAGAAAGGACTTAAACAACTTGTTCAACAATGTGTTGGGGGAACAAAAAATAGTGACTTGGAAACCCACCAATGA
- the LOC115709061 gene encoding uncharacterized protein LOC115709061 isoform X1, producing MSTTVALTGEPILSKLDRLDNMLRELEEINKGSNRSCSSPSKSSYESTQSSGTLTSEGHVSSIDDVSPRSLEKHCRPINHVVLEAEVKGNLIERLHRVEDRVLKLCLQMEEELIKARKMKEKKKSHTKKGLKQLVQQCVGGTKNSDLETHQ from the exons ATGAGTACTACTGTGGCTCTCACTGGCGAACCTATTCTCTCAAAACTTGATCGCTTAGACAACATG TTGAGAGAGTTGGAGGAAATTAATAAAGGAAGTAACAGATCATGTTCATCACCATCAAAAAGCTCATATGAATCCACTCAATCAAGTGGGACCTTAACAAGTGAAGGACACGTGTCATCCATCGATGATGTTTCTCCAAGAAGCTTAGAGAAGCACTGCCGTCCGATCAATCATGTGGTGTTGGAAGCTGAGGTTAAAGGAAATCTCATTGAGAGGCTTCACCGTGTAGAAGATCGAGTCCTTAAg TTGTGTTTGCAGATGGAGGAGGAACTAATTAAGGCTAGGAAaatgaaggagaagaagaaatcTCATACTAAGAAAGGACTTAAACAACTTGTTCAACAATGTGTTGGGGGAACAAAAAATAGTGACTTGGAAACCCACCAATGA
- the LOC115709435 gene encoding cellulose synthase A catalytic subunit 3 [UDP-forming], with protein MESEGETGGNAMKNLGGLVCLICGDGVGKTVDGKPFVACDVCDFPVCRPCYEYERKDGNQSCPQCKTRYRRHKGSPAILGDKEEDVDVDDGGSDFNYPSENQSEQQKIAERMLSWQMTYGRGEDVTAPNYDKEVSHNHIPLLTNGHEVSGELSAASPERLSMASPGQAGGKRHHSYSSDVNQSPNIRVVDPVREFGSPGIGNVAWKERVDGWKMKQEKNVVPMSTGQANSERGGGDIDASTDVLVDDTLLNDEARQPLSRKVSIPSSRINPYRMVIVLRLVILCIFLHYRLTNPVPNAYALWLISVICEIWFAVSWILDQFPKWLPVNRETYLDRLALRYDREGETSQLAAVDIFVSTVDPLKEPPLVTANTVLSILAVDYPVDKVSCYVSDDGAAMLSFESLSETAEFARRWVPFCKKYSIEPRAPEWYFTQKIDYLKDKVQPSFVKERRAMKREYEEFKVRVNGLVAKAQKVPEEGWIMQDGTPWPGNNTRDHPGMIQVFLGQSGGLDSDGNELPRLVYVSREKRPGFQHHKKAGAMNALVRVSAVLTNGPFLLNLDCDHYINNSKALREAMCFLMDPNLGKNVCYVQFPQRFDGIDRNDRYANRNTVFFDINLRGLDGIQGPVYVGTGCVFNRTALYGYEPPVKPKHKKTGVMASLCCGSRKKRSKSSKKGSDKKKSSKNADPTVPIFNLEDIEEGVEGAGFDDEKSLLMSQMSLEKRFGQSAVFVASTLMENGGVPQSATPETLLKEAIHVISCGYEDKTDWGNEIGWIYGSVTEDILTGFKMHARGWRSIYCMPKLAAFKGSAPINLSDRLNQVLRWALGSVEILLSRHCPIWYGYSGRLKWLERFAYVNTTIYPITSIPLLAYCTLPAVCLLTNKFIIPQISNLASIWFISLFLSIFATGILEMRWSGVGIDEWWRNEQFWVIGGVSAHLFAVVQGLLKVLAGIDTNFTVTSKASDEDGDFAELYLFKWTTLLIPPTTLLIINLVGVVAGISYAINSGYQSWGPLFGKLFFAFWVIVHLYPFLKGLMGRQNRTPTIVVVWSVLLASIFSLLWVRVDPFTTRVTGPDVELCGINC; from the exons ATGGAATCAGAAGGAGAAACTGGG GGAAATGCCATGAAGAATCTTGGTGGTTTGGTCTGTCTGATATGTGGTGATGGTGTTGGAAAGACTGTGGATGGTAAGCCCTTTGTTGCTTGTGATGTATGCGATTTTCCGGTATGCAGACCGTGCTATGAGTATGAGCGAAAAGACGGGAATCAATCTTGTCCTCAATGCAAAACCAGATATAGGAGGCACAAAG GGAGTCCGGCTATACTCGGGGATAAAGAAGAGGATGTTGATGTTGATGATGGTGGGAGTGATTTCAATTACCCTTCGGAAAACCAGAGTGAGCAGCAGAAGATTGCAGAGCGAATGTTGAGCTGGCAAATGACGTATGGGCGGGGAGAGGATGTTACGGCTCCTAATTATGATAAAGAGGTTTCTCACAATCACATACCATTGCTCACCAATGGTCATGAG GTTTCGGGGGAATTGTCAGCTGCTTCTCCTGAGCGGCTTTCTATGGCATCTCCTGGACAAGCTGGTGGGAAGCGTCACCATTCCTATTCATCCGATGTTAATCAATCAC CAAACATTAGAGTTGTGGATCCCGTGAGGGAGTTCGGTTCACCTGGTATAGGGAATGTGGCATGGAAAGAGAGAGTAGATGGTTGGAAGATGAAGCAAGAGAAGAATGTTGTTCCAATGAGCACCGGCCAAGCTAACTCCGAAAGAGGAGGTGGTGATATCGATGCTAGCACTGATGTACTCGTCGATGATACTTTACT aAATGATGAAGCCAGGCAGCCTCTTTCGAGGAAGGTTTCTATTCCTTCATCGAGGATAAATCCTTATAGGATGGTTATTGTTCTTCGGCTTGTTATTTTATGCATTTTCTTGCATTACCGGCTTACAAATCCCGTGCCAAATGCATATGCTCTGTGGTTAATCTCTGTCATTTGTGAGATTTGGTTTGCTGTCTCTTGGATTCTCGATCAGTTTCCCAAGTGGCTTCCTGTAAACCGAGAAACTTATCTCGACAGGCTTGCTTTAAG GTATGACCGAGAAGGTGAAACGTCACAGTTAGCTGCAGTTGACATCTTTGTCAGTACTGTCGACCCATTGAAAGAGCCGCCACTTGTCACAGCCAACACTGTGTTATCCATTCTCGCTGTTGACTACCCTGTTGACAAGGTTTCCTGCTATGTTTCTGATGATGGTGCAGCTATGCTTTCGTTTGAATCTCTGTCCGAAACTGCTGAATTCGCAAGGAGATGGGTTCCTTTCTGCAAGAAATATAGTATCGAGCCTCGTGCACCAGAATGGTACTTCACTCAGAAAATCGATTACTTGAAAGACAAGGTCCAACCGTCTTTTGTTAAAGAGCGTAGAGCTATGAAGAGAGAATATGAAGAGTTCAAAGTCCGAGTCAATGGACTTGTTGCAAAGGCACAGAAAGTTCCAGAAGAAGGGTGGATTATGCAAGACGGTACTCCATGGCCTGGAAATAACACTAGAGATCACCCGGGAATGATCCAA GTTTTCTTGGGACAAAGCGGAGGACTTGATTCTGATGGCAACGAGCTACCTCGATTGGTATATGTTTCTCGTGAAAAGCGTCCTGGATTTCAACATCACAAGAAGGCCGGTGCTATGAATGCACTT GTTCGAGTTTCAGCAGTGCTTACCAATGGACCCTTCTTGTTGAATCTTGATTGTGATCATTACATTAACAACAGCAAAGCCTTGAGAGAAGCCATGTGTTTCTTAATGGATCCCAACTTAGGAAAGAACGTTTGTTACGTTCAATTCCCACAGAGATTCGATGGTATTGATAGGAACGATAGATATGCCAATCGAAACACTGTCTTCTTCGAT ATTAACTTGCGAGGTTTGGATGGAATTCAAGGGCCCGTTTATGTGGGTACGGGATGTGTTTTCAACCGAACAGCCTTGTACGGTTATGAACCACCCGTTAAGCCCAAGCATAAGAAGACTGGCGTCATGGCTTCACTATGCTGTGGTTCGAGAAAGAAGCGTTCGAAATCAAGTAAAAAGGGTTCTGATAAGAAAAAATCTAGCAAGAATGCTGATCCTACCGTGCCAATTTTCAATCTCGAAGATATAGAAGAGGGCGTGGAAG GTGCTGGATTTGATGATGAGAAATCGTTGCTTATGTCACAAATGAGCCTCGAGAAACGATTCGGTCAGTCTGCTGTTTTTGTTGCCTCAACACTAATGGAGAACGGCGGTGTACCTCAGTCTGCTACTCCCGAAACTCTTCTTAAAGAGGCTATTCATGTCATCAGTTGTGGATACGAAGATAAAACAGATTGGGGAAATGAG ATTGGATGGATCTACGGTTCTGTCACAGAAGATATTCTCACGGGATTCAAGATGCACGCTCGTGGTTGGAGGTCGATTTACTGCATGCCTAAGCTTGCAGCCTTTAAAGGGTCTGCACCTATCAATCTTTCCGATCGTTTGAACCAAGTGCTTCGATGGGCTTTAGGTTCAGTCGAAATTCTTCTCAGTCGGCATTGTCCTATTTGGTACGGTTACAGTGGTCGGCTCAAATGGCTCGAACGGTTCGCCTATGTCAACACCACCATTTATCCAATCACTTCCATTCCACTTCTCGCGTATTGTACATTGCCCGCCGTCTGTCTTCTCACAAACAAGTTCATCATTCCTCAG ATTAGTAACCTTGCAAGTATATGGTTTATTTCCCTCTTTCTTTCCATTTTCGCAACGGGTATCCTCGAGATGAGATGGAGCGGTGTAGGGATCGACGAGTGGTGGAGAAACGAGCAATTTTGGGTCATCGGTGGTGTGTCAGCCCATCTCTTCGCCGTGGTCCAAGGTTTGCTCAAAGTACTAGCTGGAATCGACACAAACTTCACTGTCACCTCAAAGGCATCAGACGAAGACGGGGATTTCGCAGAGCTTTACTTGTTCAAATGGACAACTCTGCTCATCCCGCCAACCACGCTCCTCATCATCAACTTGGTGGGAGTTGTGGCGGGAATCTCGTACGCTATTAACAGCGGTTACCAATCGTGGGGACCCTTGTTCGGAAAGTTGTTTTTCGCTTTCTGGGTGATTGTTCATCTCTATCCTTTCCTTAAAGGTCTCATGGGAAGACAGAACAGAACTCCCACCATTGTTGTGGTTTGGTCTGTTCTACTTGCTTCAATCTTCTCCTTATTGTGGGTTCGGGTTGACCCGTTTACAACCCGAGTTACCGGCCCAGATGTTGAGTTGTGTGGAATCAACTGCTAG